The genomic DNA CGAAAACCGCAGCGCCCAGCTTCGTGATTCCTCTATCGATTCATTCCAGCGTCGCGACGTCGAACCCGTACGTGCTGAGATGATCCAGGATGATCTGGCGGGCCTCTTCTTCGCTCGGTAATTGAGAGGATGGACAGGGACTTGTGTGCCCCGGCACGAGACGCTCGGTGAATTGATTGCGATCCAATTCCAGTGTGTACATCCCCTGGCAGATGACCAGTTGAATGGTTCCGAATTGCTCGAAAGTGGACGATGTGCGATCGGAGTCGATCTCGCACCACCAATCGGGCGGCTCGCATTGTATGGCTATCACGCCGGCGCTGATGATCGGACGCAGCGGAGACAGCCCGGAACCGATAAGGGATTGGCCGGACATCCAGGAGGGCTTCTCCATTCCCAAATAATCCAGGATCGTCGGGGCGATGTCGAGATTCTGGGTGTTTTCTGCAATCCTTCCGGCGAAGTCGCCGTTGGGGAAATGGAAAAGCAGTGGAATGCGGTCATCCGTACGCCAGGCGTTGGCGTGATCCGAGTACACGATCAGGATGGTTTGATCCATCAACCCATCGCTCTCGAGTACGCGCATGATTCTGCCGATATAGGCGTCGTATTCCAGCACAGCGTCATCGAAGAATTCAGGCACCCAATCGTCGTGTTGCGTCATGCCGGCCGAAAACGTATGCCTTTTTGGATAAAACTTGGGTCCATGGGTGTCCATGAGATGCACGTGCACGAAGAGCGGTGTGTCGGTCGAGCGCAGCAGCGTTACCAGTTGGTCGACGCGCTGCAGATCGCTGATCTTAAGCTGCGTGTTCGGATCGACGGCCTGGATGACTTCGCGGTAAGGATCGTGCATCTGGCGGATGAAGAAGACGTGCAGGATTCGATCGCTGATGCGCTCCCATAAAAGCGGTAGAAAATAACCGAGGTCCTCGAGATGATACTGGCGGGCCAAATTGGCGGTTTCGCTTTTTCCCAGCGAGCGACTGTTGACGATGTCGAAGCCCTCCTGCATGTTCACATCGTATGCGTCCAGGTAGTAGGGGAAACCAATTTGGACCGTGGTGTATCCGGCGCGCTGCAGGATTCCCGGCAGATGTTGGACGGCGTCTTCTCCCTGCAGGATGTTGGGGGAGTAGAGCAGGCGGGTGTCGGCGGGGTATTTGCCGGTGAGCATGGAGACCACGGATCCGGTGCTGTGGGCGGCATTTGTGAAGTTGTTTTCCGCCAGGAGGCCGGTTTCTGCCAGCTTGATCAGGTTGGGCGTCGTATCGCTTTCGTATCCATAGAGCGACATGTTGGCCGCGATCGTTCCGTCGCCGCCGAGGAGGATGATGTGCGGCGTTCGTTCCAATCGGGCAGTCTTTCCACCGAGACCGTGCGTGGCTGCGGCGACTCGGGTGGTGCAAACGATGCTGGAAACGACGAGGATTAGGACCGCAGCGCTGCATTGAACGCCCTGCCACGCACTCATTCGGATCGACCCAGCAGGATTCTTTCCAGGGGATTCGGCTTTGCCCTGTGGGTGGATACTGCGGATGACCTGCAGGTACCAAAACGCGAGGATCAGCAATATCAAGACTGCATAGCCGGCTCGCAACCAACTCCGGGAGGTCACGATGCCGAAGTGGAGGACGGTGTTGGTGAAATTGTCGATCAGCAGCAGGGTCAAGACAGCTCCGACGATGGCCGGAATTGCAGCTCCCAGTCGGAGGAACACTTCTCTTCGTTTGAGGAAGCCGGGAATTAAACCGAGCAGACGCAGCAGGATCAGCAAGGGCAGCACGATCAGC from Anaerolineales bacterium includes the following:
- a CDS encoding sulfatase-like hydrolase/transferase → MSETDRRFSWRLLFTRTILFAFAYAFMEWLFFATQQSFMDAFSLSMKLGLWLLVGLAATLIVLPLLILLRLLGLIPGFLKRREVFLRLGAAIPAIVGAVLTLLLIDNFTNTVLHFGIVTSRSWLRAGYAVLILLILAFWYLQVIRSIHPQGKAESPGKNPAGSIRMSAWQGVQCSAAVLILVVSSIVCTTRVAAATHGLGGKTARLERTPHIILLGGDGTIAANMSLYGYESDTTPNLIKLAETGLLAENNFTNAAHSTGSVVSMLTGKYPADTRLLYSPNILQGEDAVQHLPGILQRAGYTTVQIGFPYYLDAYDVNMQEGFDIVNSRSLGKSETANLARQYHLEDLGYFLPLLWERISDRILHVFFIRQMHDPYREVIQAVDPNTQLKISDLQRVDQLVTLLRSTDTPLFVHVHLMDTHGPKFYPKRHTFSAGMTQHDDWVPEFFDDAVLEYDAYIGRIMRVLESDGLMDQTILIVYSDHANAWRTDDRIPLLFHFPNGDFAGRIAENTQNLDIAPTILDYLGMEKPSWMSGQSLIGSGLSPLRPIISAGVIAIQCEPPDWWCEIDSDRTSSTFEQFGTIQLVICQGMYTLELDRNQFTERLVPGHTSPCPSSQLPSEEEARQIILDHLSTYGFDVATLE